DNA sequence from the Candidatus Borkfalkia ceftriaxoniphila genome:
ACTACATTTCTCCAGAAGGGGAAATTAATTATAAACCAAGTAATTGGATTTTTGAAGTAGGTACATATGAAATTTGTTTTTCGATGAAGTCAAATAGTACTTTGGCATTTCCATTTAGAGCCAAATTAACGGTGAAAATATTACCAAAGGAGATATTATGAGCAGGGCAGACGAAATTTTTATTGCGAATTGCAGGGACATTTTAGAGAACGGCGTGTGGGATACGGACAGGGAAGTGCGCCCCCGCTGGGAGGACGGCGCGCCCGCGCATACAATCAAAAAATTCTGTATCGTCAACCGCTACGACTTGCGGGAGGAGTTTCCGATCCTCACGATTCGCCGCACCTATCTGAAATCCGCAATCGACGAGATCTTATGGATCTGGCAGAAAAAAAGCAATAACATTCACGATCTGTCCAGCCATATCTGGGACAGTTGGGCGGACGGGAGCGGCTCGATCGGTAAGGCGTACGGCTATCAGTTGGGGAAAAAATACGAATTTCGCGAAGGCGTTTTCGACCAGGTAGACAAGGTCTTGTACGACTTGAAACATACGCCCGCAAGCCGCCGCATCATCGCGCATATGTACAATGTGGAAGATCTCAAAGATATGCATCTGTACCCTTGCGCCTACTCGATGACGTTCAACGTGAGCGGCAATACGCTCAACGGAATTTTGAACCAGCGCAGCCAGGACATGCTGGCTGCGAGCAACTGGAACGTGGTGCAGTACAGCGTTCTTCTGATGATGTTTGCAAGAGCCGCCGGGCTCGAAGCGGGGGAGTTGGTGCACGTGGTCGCGGACGCACATATTTACGATCGGCACGTACCCATCGTGGAAAAGATCATCCGCAATCCGCAGTACCCTGCGCCGCGCCTGATCGTCGACGAAACGGTCAAAGATTTCTATCGATTCACAAAAAATAGTTTTCGCTTGGAAAACTATCAATATACCGATTTAGACATCAAAATACCCGTTGCAATCTAAAAAACGGCATTTTCGTAGTACTATGCGTGACATAATTCGATTAAAAGAGGAGGATTGGCATGAAGGCAATCGTAGTTGTGGACGAGAACTGGGGCATCGGCAGGAGCAACGATCTCTTATTTTCCCTGCCTGCGGATATGAAACATTTTCGGGAAACGACGCGGGAAAAAGTCGTCGTGATGGGAAGCAATACGTTGCTTTCCTTTCCGGGGGCAAAACCCTTGCCCAAGCGCGTGAATATCGTGCTCTGGCCGGGCGGTGAAAAGAGGGAGGACTGCCTTGTTTTCGAAACGTTGGACGAGGTGTTTAAAGAGATCGCAAAGTATCCCGCGGACGACGTGTACGTGGTCGGCGGCGCGATGATGTACGCGACGATGCTCGGCTATTGCAGCGAAGTGATCGTGACGAAGGTCGCGGCAAACGGCGGCGCGGAAGTGTTTTTTAAAAATCTCGACGAGATGGAAAATTTCCGTATCGTTTCCGAAAGCGAACCTTTGGAGACTAACGGCTATACCATTCGTTTTATTACCTATCGGAACGATCGGGCGCTGCCGTTGCCTGTATAATAAAAACGCGCCCCGTTCACATGATACGGGGCGCTTGTCTTGCGGAGGAAATATGAAGACGATAGCAGTCATCGAAGACGATATTTACATCGGTAACGTTTTGGAAGAACTCTTGACGGAGAGCGGTTATTCGGTTATCCGCGCCTATTCGGGTACGGAAGGTCTGCTTCTTTTGGAAAAGAGTAAACCCGATCTCGTGATCCTCGATCTCATGCTCCCCGGCATGAGCGGGGAAGAGGTGTTGCAAAATATTTCCGAACTCGCGCCCGTTATGATCCTGAGCGCGAAAACGGAAGTGAGCGGCAAAGTGAAAAATCTCAATGCGGGTGCGGTGGACTACATTACAAAACCTTTTGACAACGACGAACTTCTCGCCCGCGTAGGCGTCGCTCTAAGAAGGTGCGAGGCACACGCGGACGGTGTCGTATCCCGCGCGGGCATCGTAATGGATACGGATACTTATTCGGTCACGGTGGAGGGAAAGCCTCTGAAACTTACAAAGACGGAATTTGCCATTCTGAAAATGTTTTTGCTCAACCCCAAAAAAGTTTTTTCCAAATCGGCGATCCTCGATTATATCAGCGACTATACGCCCGACGGGGAAGAATCCTCGGTCAGCGTCCATATCAGCAACCTGCGCAACAAACTCAAAGAGGCGAGCGACAGAAATTATATCCGCACGGTGTGGGGCATAGGCTTTCAGTTCGACGGGGAACATCTTTAAACTTTCTTAAAGGTATTTTAAGCGAAATTTAAATCGGCGGGAGTATACTGCTCTCATCTTTCGGGAAAAGGAGCGATCAAATGGAATACGTACTCGAAACCCACGATTTGTATAAGCGCTATAAACAGACCGACGTGGTCTGCGGCGTGAATATGCACGTGAAGAGGGGCGAAATTTACGGGTTCGTCGGCCGCAACGGCGCGGGCAAAACCACGGTGATGCGCCTTGTGTGCGGGCTCGTGCAAAAGAGCGGCGGCTCTTACCGCCTGTTCGGCATAGAGGATAAAGAACGCAAGATCAATCTGAGCCGCAGGCGTACGGGCGCCATCATCGAAACGCCGTCCGTGTATCCCAGGATGACTGCGCGGCAGAATCTGTACGAACAATGTCTTGTCATGGGCGTCACCTCGTACGAGGTGATCGACGCAGTGTTACACTTCGTCGGATTGAGCGATACCGGCAATAAAACGGCGCGCAATTTTTCGCTCGGCATGCGCCAGCGGCTGGGCATTGCAATGGCGCTCGTGAGCAATCCGGATTTCATCATTCTCGACGAGCCGACAAACGGGCTCGATCCGCAGGGCATCGTGGAGATCCGCGAACTTCTTTTGCGTCTGAACCGCGAGCGCGGCATCACGATACTGATTTCCAGCCACATTTTGAGCGAACTTTCCAAACTTGCCACCTGTTACGGCTTTATCGAAAAGGGCGTCCTCATCAAGGAGATATCCGCGGAGGAACTGGAACGGTCGTGCCGTAAAAGCATTCATATTACGGTCAGTTCGACGAGCCGTCTGCCGCTCGTTCTCGAACGGCAATTGATGCTGTACGATTATAAGATCTTTTCGGAAACAGAAGCGGAACTGTATTGCAACGTCAAGATTTCCGACCTTGCCGCCGCTTTGACGGAAGGTTCGATCGACCTTTTGAAGGTGAGCGAACGCGATGAAGATCTGGAGGGATATTTCATCAATCTGGTGGGAGGGGCGAAATGATCAGACTTTTTCGTTCTTCTCTGTACCGCGCTCTGAAAAGCAAGATTTTTTTCGCGTGTCTTATCGTCAACGCCGCCGTCGCGCTGATCGGCTGCCTGTATCAGGCATATTCCCTGCGTCCTTCGGGATACGAAGTATCCGCATTGGGCATATTCTATAGCGGTTTCGGCGGCGGAATGAGCCTGATCGGAATTTTGTCCGCGCTCACCGTCAGTATTTTTGTCGGTACGGAATTTACTTCGGGTGCCATGCGGAACAAAGTCATCGTCGGCAGCGGCCGCGCGAAACTGTATTGGTGCAATCTCGTTACCGCCTGCGCGCTGTGCGTGCTGATCTATGCGGGATATCATCTCGTCAATTTCACTTTGGGCACCGCGATCCTCGGCTGGGGGGGAGGGGCGTCCGCCGCGACGGTCGCGGGCGATTTTTTTGCCGGCGTTTTGATGACGTGCGCGTATGCCTCGATCTTCACCGCGGTCGTCATGATCTCCCGCAGTTCTATGACGGGCATCATCGTCGGCATCGTGGGGACGCTCGTCGTGCTGTTCATGGTACAGATGATCTTAGGCGGGCTTGCGGGACACTATGTGCACGACCCGAACGATCCCGACGGGGCGATCTTCGTACCCTGTCAATGGCCCGCGTTTTTACAGTACGCGGCGAAATTCGCCGTGCGGCTGTTCCCTTCGGGGCAGGCGGTCTTGTTGCAGTCGGGCGAAGCGGTCCTGTGGCAGTTGATGCCGCTGTCCGCTCTGTGGATCGTTCTTTCCGCTTCGCTCGGCGCTTGGACGTTCGGCAAAATGGATCTGAAATGATCCGTACGGATATCAAATAAATGATTGTGAGGGCATATGGTCTGGCTGTCTGTCGCGCTCGGCGTTGCCGCGATCGTGATCATCGCATTGTCGCTGAAAATTTTTATAATCAAATATTCGCTCAAAGACGTCAACGAACAGGCGGAACGGAAGTTGGATACCGACACGAACCTTTTGATCTTGTTGGAGTCGGGCGACAGGGACGTCAGGCGATTCGTGCGGCGGCTCAATCGCTCGCTTGCGAGAATGGACGAACTGAAACGGCAGTACGCTCGCGGCAACCGCGAACTGAAAGAATCGGTTACGAACATTTCGCACGATCTCAGAACGCCGCTCACTTCCGCTGCGGGCTACATCGGGCTCTTGAAAAAGAGCAGGCTGGACGACAAACAGCGGGAATACCTTGCGGTCGTCGAGGGGCGCATGGAGGCGATGAAAAAACTGACGGAAGAACTGTTTGCCTATTCCGTCATCGTTTCAGATAACGGTACGACGGAGACGGAACCGATCAATCTGGGCGACGCTCTCGAGGATTCGCTCACGCAGTTTTACACCGCCTTTACCGAGCGCGGCATCGAGCCGCAGATCGATATTGCGGAAAAGCCCGTCGTGCGCACGTTGAACAGGGACGTTTTGTCGCGCATTTTCGGGAATATTATCAACAACGCCGTCAAATACGCCGAGCGCGATTTCGGCGTGACGCTGAAAGAAAACGGCTCGATCGTCTTTTTTAATACCGCGGACGGGCTGGACGAAGTGACGGTAGGCAAACTGTTCGACAGATTTTTTACCGTAGAGAGCGCGCGGGGCGGCACGGGACTGGGGCTGTCGATTGCGAGGATCCTTACCGAGAAGATGGGCGGAACGATTTTCGCGCGGTATGAAGAGGGCAAACTGGTCATCGAGTTGAAATTTATAAAATGATCACACAGTATTTTTCCTTATAAATCTTAAAAAAGTAAAAGACGCGGATTTTTTTCGCGTCTTTTACTTTCTTTTCACAATCCGTCATGCGGCTGTAATACGGATGGGGTATAGTATAGACAATCAAATACGGATGTTCCGTTTGACTCGGCGGGGCGTCTGCACCATACAAATCGCCTGAAAAAGCGAATTTTCAAAGGCGGTCGGAAGAAATTCCGGCCGCCGTTTCCATTATTTTTTATAGACGCTTTCCCCGCGGCTGTCGATCGCGACCACGAGGGGAAAATCCCGTATCTCGAAGCGGTACACCGCCTCGCTTAAAAGATCGGGAAACGCCACGATCTCGCTCTTCACGATGGCGTTTCCGTACAGCGCGCCCGCGCCCCCGACGGCTGCGAAATAGACGGCCTTATTCCGAACGATCGCCTCGGTCACCTCGTCGCTGCGTTCGCCTTTTCCGACCATGCCTTTCAGTCCCAGATCGAGAAGGCGCGGCGCGAATGTGTCCATGCGCGCGCTCGTCGTGGGGCCGCAACTGCCGCACGCCTTTCCCTCGGGCGCGGGACAAGGGCCCGCGTAGTAAATGGTTTCTCCTCGCAGGGAAAAGGGGAGTTCTTTCCCCTCGTCCAAAAACTCGCAAATGCGCTTGTGCGCGCAGTCGCGCCCCGTTAGGAGCGTTCCCGAGAGTAAAACGCTCTCGCCCGCCCTTAAATTTTCAATGTCCGCGTCCTGTAAAGGAAGAAATATTTTTTTCATACGATCACCTGTTTTTTCGCTGTATAGAAAGTACTATGTTACGCATAAATCGCTGATTTTAAAGGGTTATATGCCCGCAGCGCACGCAGTGGCACTGAATATTGACCGCCACGGGCAGCCCCGCGATATGCGTGGGCATGATCTCGCAGGCGACGCCGAGCGCGGTCGTTTTGCCGCCGAACCCCTGCGCGCCGATGCCGAGCGCGTTGATTTTTTGAAGCGCCATTTTTTCGATGTCCGCAACGTCCTTTCTGGGGTGAGCGGAACCGATCTCTCGCGCGAGCGCTTTTTTGGCGAGCAGGGCGCACGTGTCGAACGTGCCGCCGATGCCTACGCCCACGTACACGGGAGGACAGGGCTTGCTGCCCGCGAGCCGTACGGTTTCCACGATGCTCTCCACGATCCCTTCGACGCCGCGCGAGGGTGTGAGCATATACAGCCGCGACATATTTTCGCTGCCGAACCCTTTGGGAAGAAAGGTGAGATCGATCCGATCTCCCCGCACCAATTCCGTATGTACGACGGCGGGCGTATTGTCCGCCGTGTTGACGCGCGTGAGGGGATCGCAAACGCTCTTGCGGAAACAAAAATCTTCGTACGCGCGCCGCACGCCGCGGTTCACCGCGTCCGTAAACAATCCGCCTTCGAAAGCGACTTCCTGTCCGATCTCGGCAAGTATGACGCTCATGCCCGTATCCTGGCAGACGGGCATATGTTCCCGCGCGGCGATGCGCGCGTTCTCTAAAATTGTGTCGAGCGAAAATTTCGCGCTCTCGCCCGTTTCGGAGATCGCCGCGTTCTCGATCGCCTTCACGCAGTCGGGCGTAAGGTTCAAACACGCCTTTTTCGCCAGTTCGTACACCGCTTGTTCGATTTCTTCCGTTCGTATCTTTCTCATGAATTTACCTCGCTTTCATTATAGCAAAAATTTTCGAAAAGGAAAAGATTTTTATTTACTAAAAACGAAAATTACGCTATAATAATGGCGTTATGGAAAATCAGACGAACAATCAAGCGCCGAAAAGCGG
Encoded proteins:
- the thyA gene encoding thymidylate synthase: MSRADEIFIANCRDILENGVWDTDREVRPRWEDGAPAHTIKKFCIVNRYDLREEFPILTIRRTYLKSAIDEILWIWQKKSNNIHDLSSHIWDSWADGSGSIGKAYGYQLGKKYEFREGVFDQVDKVLYDLKHTPASRRIIAHMYNVEDLKDMHLYPCAYSMTFNVSGNTLNGILNQRSQDMLAASNWNVVQYSVLLMMFARAAGLEAGELVHVVADAHIYDRHVPIVEKIIRNPQYPAPRLIVDETVKDFYRFTKNSFRLENYQYTDLDIKIPVAI
- a CDS encoding dihydrofolate reductase encodes the protein MKAIVVVDENWGIGRSNDLLFSLPADMKHFRETTREKVVVMGSNTLLSFPGAKPLPKRVNIVLWPGGEKREDCLVFETLDEVFKEIAKYPADDVYVVGGAMMYATMLGYCSEVIVTKVAANGGAEVFFKNLDEMENFRIVSESEPLETNGYTIRFITYRNDRALPLPV
- a CDS encoding response regulator transcription factor, producing the protein MKTIAVIEDDIYIGNVLEELLTESGYSVIRAYSGTEGLLLLEKSKPDLVILDLMLPGMSGEEVLQNISELAPVMILSAKTEVSGKVKNLNAGAVDYITKPFDNDELLARVGVALRRCEAHADGVVSRAGIVMDTDTYSVTVEGKPLKLTKTEFAILKMFLLNPKKVFSKSAILDYISDYTPDGEESSVSVHISNLRNKLKEASDRNYIRTVWGIGFQFDGEHL
- a CDS encoding ATP-binding cassette domain-containing protein; protein product: MEYVLETHDLYKRYKQTDVVCGVNMHVKRGEIYGFVGRNGAGKTTVMRLVCGLVQKSGGSYRLFGIEDKERKINLSRRRTGAIIETPSVYPRMTARQNLYEQCLVMGVTSYEVIDAVLHFVGLSDTGNKTARNFSLGMRQRLGIAMALVSNPDFIILDEPTNGLDPQGIVEIRELLLRLNRERGITILISSHILSELSKLATCYGFIEKGVLIKEISAEELERSCRKSIHITVSSTSRLPLVLERQLMLYDYKIFSETEAELYCNVKISDLAAALTEGSIDLLKVSERDEDLEGYFINLVGGAK
- a CDS encoding ABC transporter permease subunit, which encodes MIRLFRSSLYRALKSKIFFACLIVNAAVALIGCLYQAYSLRPSGYEVSALGIFYSGFGGGMSLIGILSALTVSIFVGTEFTSGAMRNKVIVGSGRAKLYWCNLVTACALCVLIYAGYHLVNFTLGTAILGWGGGASAATVAGDFFAGVLMTCAYASIFTAVVMISRSSMTGIIVGIVGTLVVLFMVQMILGGLAGHYVHDPNDPDGAIFVPCQWPAFLQYAAKFAVRLFPSGQAVLLQSGEAVLWQLMPLSALWIVLSASLGAWTFGKMDLK
- a CDS encoding sensor histidine kinase, with translation MVWLSVALGVAAIVIIALSLKIFIIKYSLKDVNEQAERKLDTDTNLLILLESGDRDVRRFVRRLNRSLARMDELKRQYARGNRELKESVTNISHDLRTPLTSAAGYIGLLKKSRLDDKQREYLAVVEGRMEAMKKLTEELFAYSVIVSDNGTTETEPINLGDALEDSLTQFYTAFTERGIEPQIDIAEKPVVRTLNRDVLSRIFGNIINNAVKYAERDFGVTLKENGSIVFFNTADGLDEVTVGKLFDRFFTVESARGGTGLGLSIARILTEKMGGTIFARYEEGKLVIELKFIK
- a CDS encoding Fe-S-containing hydro-lyase, which translates into the protein MKKIFLPLQDADIENLRAGESVLLSGTLLTGRDCAHKRICEFLDEGKELPFSLRGETIYYAGPCPAPEGKACGSCGPTTSARMDTFAPRLLDLGLKGMVGKGERSDEVTEAIVRNKAVYFAAVGGAGALYGNAIVKSEIVAFPDLLSEAVYRFEIRDFPLVVAIDSRGESVYKK
- a CDS encoding fumarate hydratase, with the protein product MRKIRTEEIEQAVYELAKKACLNLTPDCVKAIENAAISETGESAKFSLDTILENARIAAREHMPVCQDTGMSVILAEIGQEVAFEGGLFTDAVNRGVRRAYEDFCFRKSVCDPLTRVNTADNTPAVVHTELVRGDRIDLTFLPKGFGSENMSRLYMLTPSRGVEGIVESIVETVRLAGSKPCPPVYVGVGIGGTFDTCALLAKKALAREIGSAHPRKDVADIEKMALQKINALGIGAQGFGGKTTALGVACEIMPTHIAGLPVAVNIQCHCVRCGHITL